A window of the Trueperaceae bacterium genome harbors these coding sequences:
- a CDS encoding basic amino acid ABC transporter substrate-binding protein — protein sequence MKRVTLALLLLAGLAVAQTPDLEGRVLSVGSDTTYPPFETVNEQGEIVGFDVDVVNAVCEVVNCVAEFQTTAWDGIFPALAAGEFDMVASGVTITEERDRVVDFTIPYFEVDQAITVRVGDADLTLEEFTADGSDLLLGAQTGTTNAATAEDLIGRDRVRLYDDFNSAIQGLLNGDVDGVMIDDVTADAFVQQYAGELVVNIREVESGDKLGFAVQEGDPLVDALNAGIEEIKANGTLDELIAEWFQSGN from the coding sequence ATGAAGAGAGTCACCCTAGCCCTGCTGCTGCTGGCCGGCCTGGCCGTAGCTCAGACGCCAGACCTCGAGGGCCGCGTACTGAGCGTCGGCTCGGACACCACTTATCCCCCGTTCGAAACGGTCAACGAACAGGGTGAGATCGTCGGGTTCGACGTCGATGTCGTGAACGCCGTGTGCGAGGTCGTCAACTGCGTCGCCGAGTTCCAGACCACCGCCTGGGACGGGATCTTCCCGGCCCTGGCGGCAGGCGAGTTCGACATGGTCGCGTCCGGCGTGACCATCACCGAGGAACGCGATCGGGTAGTCGACTTCACCATCCCCTACTTCGAAGTGGACCAGGCGATCACCGTGCGAGTTGGTGACGCCGACCTCACACTCGAGGAGTTCACCGCCGACGGAAGCGACCTGCTCCTGGGAGCCCAGACAGGTACCACCAACGCCGCTACCGCCGAGGACCTCATCGGCCGCGACCGCGTGCGCCTCTACGACGACTTCAACTCCGCCATCCAGGGGCTCCTCAACGGCGACGTCGACGGTGTGATGATCGACGATGTCACCGCGGACGCGTTCGTGCAGCAGTACGCCGGTGAACTGGTGGTCAACATCCGTGAGGTCGAGTCTGGCGACAAGCTGGGCTTCGCGGTGCAGGAGGGGGATCCGCTGGTGGATGCCCTCAACGCCGGGATAGAGGAGATAAAGGCGAACGGGACGCTGGATGAACTGATCGCCGAGTGGTTCCAGAGCGGCAACTGA
- the recG gene encoding ATP-dependent DNA helicase RecG codes for MASVGELRERLRRPLLVELRNGCEDSTVVGGLEKLVATVGKPFADINEVIRGYSELEPAERQQRVTRALELLEERGRQSAANGSGPQRSRSGGAGSSRPRQPRVADRSPGGAGARATGLEPALAAAPKAQAPASGFPADRLDSELDRSVLDLGAQAAKKLGALGITTYRNLLFHLPRRYEDRRSLPGFSALTDESQATVTGTVLSRKGSRSRRGMALLRASLEDATGEKLTAVWFNQPWLEKQIFPGQRLIVTGKVKVRGRQRELAVQHMEIDDDSESLSSGRIVAIYPSTQGLSQAYIRRAEYRLLSALATVPDHLPRSILERFDLVPFDTALREIHFPSSEAELGRATRRLKFDEFLFLELRVLLNRDADVEGKRIGAGEAVEAFEKALPFDFTTAQRSALDEILADMGSGRQMARLLQGDVGSGKTAVAAAAIAATAAAGYQAALMAPTEILARQHFINLRQYLFPLGISCELLLGTMTASQRRGARERLASGAAVLAVGTHALIQEGVEFRRLGLAVIDEEHRFGVEQRRKLLRSEPHVLVMSATPIPRSLALTYYGDLELSVIDQLPPGRKPVTTRLFDAKRRREVYHMVTDEIRKGRQAFLVTPLIEESDALEEIVSTTQMFEELQQLLPEDVRLEMLHGRMSGQEKDEVMERFRRHEFDLLVSTTVIEVGVDIPNATLMVIENAERFGLSQLHQLRGRVGRGEHESLCILVAGDRSRKTQKRLEVVVRSSDGFVIAEKDLELRGPGELRGTRQSGLPDLMLGDLVNDVDLIESSRDLAKRMLEADPHLNAPWAKRLKEELQRRTRAIGFRQVI; via the coding sequence GTGGCCAGCGTCGGCGAACTGCGCGAGCGGCTGCGCAGGCCGCTCCTCGTGGAACTGCGCAACGGCTGCGAAGACTCCACCGTCGTGGGTGGGCTCGAGAAGTTGGTGGCCACGGTAGGCAAGCCGTTCGCCGACATCAACGAGGTGATCCGCGGCTACTCCGAGCTAGAACCGGCGGAACGGCAGCAACGAGTGACACGCGCTCTCGAGCTCCTCGAGGAGAGGGGGAGACAGTCTGCGGCGAACGGCTCCGGGCCTCAACGGTCGCGCTCGGGCGGCGCAGGTTCATCTCGGCCGCGACAACCCCGGGTAGCGGATCGTTCACCAGGCGGCGCGGGCGCTCGCGCCACCGGCCTTGAACCAGCGCTCGCAGCCGCGCCAAAGGCTCAGGCTCCGGCAAGCGGGTTCCCCGCCGACCGACTCGACAGCGAGCTCGATCGCTCCGTACTCGATCTGGGGGCGCAGGCGGCCAAGAAACTTGGCGCCCTGGGCATCACTACCTACCGGAACCTGCTCTTCCACCTCCCCAGACGCTACGAGGACCGCCGCTCCCTCCCCGGCTTCTCAGCCCTGACGGACGAGTCGCAGGCCACCGTCACAGGTACCGTACTGAGCCGGAAGGGGAGCCGCAGCCGCCGAGGCATGGCGCTGCTGCGCGCCTCGCTCGAGGACGCGACCGGCGAGAAGTTGACTGCCGTCTGGTTCAACCAGCCGTGGCTCGAGAAGCAGATCTTCCCGGGCCAGCGCCTCATCGTTACCGGCAAGGTCAAGGTGCGGGGCCGCCAACGAGAACTCGCAGTTCAACACATGGAGATCGACGACGACAGCGAGTCGCTTTCGAGCGGGCGAATCGTGGCGATCTACCCCTCCACCCAGGGGTTGTCACAGGCTTACATCCGGCGAGCCGAGTACCGCCTGCTCTCGGCCCTCGCTACCGTTCCCGACCACTTGCCGCGCAGCATCCTCGAGCGCTTCGACCTGGTGCCTTTCGACACTGCCCTGCGCGAGATCCACTTCCCCTCCTCCGAAGCGGAGCTCGGACGGGCAACCCGGAGACTGAAGTTCGATGAGTTCCTCTTCCTCGAACTACGGGTACTGCTCAACCGGGATGCCGATGTCGAGGGGAAACGGATAGGCGCCGGCGAAGCGGTCGAGGCGTTCGAGAAGGCGCTGCCGTTCGACTTCACGACGGCACAGAGGAGCGCTCTCGACGAGATCCTGGCCGACATGGGCAGCGGCAGGCAGATGGCCCGCTTGCTTCAGGGTGACGTAGGGTCGGGGAAGACAGCGGTGGCGGCAGCTGCGATAGCAGCGACCGCGGCCGCCGGCTACCAGGCCGCGCTGATGGCCCCCACCGAGATCCTCGCGCGGCAACACTTCATCAACCTGCGCCAATACCTCTTCCCCCTGGGGATAAGCTGCGAGCTCCTGCTGGGAACGATGACGGCTTCGCAGAGGCGTGGCGCCAGAGAGCGGCTAGCCTCGGGCGCGGCCGTGCTGGCCGTTGGAACCCACGCGCTCATCCAGGAGGGGGTCGAGTTCCGGCGGCTGGGACTTGCCGTCATCGACGAGGAGCACCGGTTCGGGGTGGAACAGCGTCGAAAGCTGCTGAGGAGCGAACCGCACGTGCTCGTGATGAGCGCAACTCCCATTCCGCGATCGCTCGCGCTCACCTACTACGGCGATCTCGAGCTCTCGGTCATCGACCAGCTCCCGCCGGGAAGGAAGCCGGTAACCACGAGGCTGTTCGACGCGAAGCGGCGCCGCGAGGTCTACCACATGGTCACCGACGAGATCCGCAAGGGGCGCCAAGCGTTCCTGGTGACGCCACTCATCGAGGAGAGCGACGCGCTCGAGGAGATCGTCTCGACCACGCAGATGTTCGAGGAACTGCAGCAACTGCTACCGGAAGACGTCCGGCTCGAGATGCTCCACGGGCGAATGTCCGGCCAGGAGAAGGACGAGGTCATGGAGCGGTTCCGGCGGCACGAGTTCGATCTGCTCGTGTCCACCACCGTGATCGAAGTTGGTGTCGACATCCCGAACGCGACCCTCATGGTCATCGAGAACGCCGAACGGTTCGGCCTCTCACAGCTACACCAGTTGCGAGGTCGCGTGGGACGTGGTGAGCACGAGAGCCTGTGCATCCTGGTAGCGGGCGATCGCTCCCGTAAGACCCAGAAACGCCTCGAGGTGGTGGTCAGGAGCAGCGACGGTTTCGTGATCGCCGAGAAAGACCTCGAGCTGCGCGGACCCGGCGAGCTGCGCGGCACCCGCCAGTCCGGCCTTCCCGACCTGATGCTGGGCGACCTCGTCAACGACGTGGATCTCATCGAGAGCTCGCGCGACCTGGCTAAACGGATGCTCGAGGCCGATCCGCACCTAAACGCACCCTGGGCGAAGCGACTGAAGGAGGAGCTGCAGCGTCGCACCCGGGCGATCGGCTTCCGACAGGTCATCTGA
- a CDS encoding MFS transporter, with amino-acid sequence MSLGLETDARRWFVLVAAALGAFASTVMATGVNVALPTLVVTFDTTFPVVQWVVLAYLLSTSALLPIIGRLADMLGKKAIFIVGFFVYLLGSLLCGLAGSIGMLILLRALQGVGSAILTSIGLAIVTDIFPASERGRAIGVTGAVLSSGIVIGPTLGGFLVDAFGWPWVFFAGVPVGLVGVALAAHYVPSYPRGERQRFDLGGAALLFVCLLALSLGLTLGQSLGFADPLVLGLFGLCTATLVAFLWLERHVRQPLLTLELFANATLTVGLTSGFITFVSIAGTIFLMPFYLENVLGYAPARVGLLMSVTPILLVITAPVAGWLADRFGERPITVIGLAFILVGYLLVGTLTQESTALGFVLRFLPLGLGMGTFQTPNNSAIMGSAPKGQSGVAGGLLALTRALGQTAGIALLGSIWAGRVAARAAPQERGGGMPLAADDVAATSAPPELQVAGLHDMLLVIQVGIAVALLLCLWDLWRRRNQAGVEPTSASGPDHARSADLRPAGSETDEGEPGSDHRAVD; translated from the coding sequence GTGAGCCTGGGCCTGGAGACGGACGCCCGGCGCTGGTTCGTGCTCGTCGCGGCGGCGCTCGGGGCCTTCGCCTCAACGGTGATGGCGACCGGAGTGAACGTCGCCTTGCCCACCCTGGTAGTCACCTTCGACACCACCTTCCCGGTGGTGCAGTGGGTGGTACTCGCCTACCTGCTCTCTACCAGCGCCCTCTTGCCCATCATCGGTCGGCTCGCCGACATGCTCGGCAAGAAGGCGATCTTCATCGTCGGCTTCTTCGTCTACCTCTTGGGCTCCCTGCTCTGCGGACTCGCTGGCTCGATCGGGATGCTGATCCTCCTGCGGGCGCTGCAGGGGGTGGGCTCGGCGATCCTCACCTCGATAGGTCTGGCTATCGTCACCGATATCTTCCCGGCGAGCGAACGGGGCCGGGCGATCGGCGTAACCGGCGCGGTTCTGTCCAGCGGTATCGTAATCGGCCCTACCCTAGGCGGATTCCTCGTGGACGCCTTCGGCTGGCCATGGGTGTTCTTCGCCGGCGTTCCCGTCGGACTGGTCGGGGTCGCGTTGGCGGCGCACTACGTGCCTTCCTACCCGCGTGGTGAAAGGCAGCGCTTCGATCTGGGTGGAGCCGCCCTCCTGTTCGTCTGCCTCCTGGCACTCTCCCTGGGGCTGACCCTGGGCCAGTCCCTGGGCTTCGCGGACCCCCTCGTCCTCGGCCTCTTCGGCCTCTGCACGGCCACTCTCGTCGCCTTCCTGTGGCTCGAGCGGCACGTCAGGCAACCACTTCTCACCCTCGAACTCTTCGCCAACGCCACCCTCACGGTCGGACTCACCTCGGGCTTCATCACCTTCGTCTCGATCGCCGGGACGATATTCCTCATGCCCTTCTACCTGGAGAACGTCCTCGGTTACGCGCCCGCTCGAGTGGGTCTGTTGATGTCGGTGACACCGATCCTGCTCGTCATCACGGCCCCGGTGGCCGGCTGGCTGGCAGACCGATTCGGCGAGCGGCCCATCACCGTCATCGGCCTCGCCTTCATCCTGGTGGGCTACCTCCTGGTGGGAACCCTCACGCAGGAGAGCACCGCCCTGGGCTTCGTGCTGCGGTTCCTTCCCCTCGGCCTGGGCATGGGCACGTTCCAGACGCCCAACAACAGCGCGATCATGGGTTCAGCGCCCAAGGGGCAGTCGGGGGTCGCCGGAGGATTGCTGGCGCTCACCCGGGCACTAGGGCAGACTGCCGGCATCGCGCTGCTCGGCAGCATCTGGGCGGGTAGGGTGGCGGCTCGGGCAGCTCCCCAAGAACGCGGCGGCGGCATGCCGCTGGCGGCGGATGACGTCGCTGCCACGTCGGCCCCGCCCGAACTGCAGGTCGCAGGCCTCCACGACATGCTCCTCGTCATCCAGGTGGGGATCGCGGTAGCGCTCCTCCTCTGCCTCTGGGATCTGTGGCGGCGCCGGAACCAGGCGGGAGTGGAGCCCACCAGTGCGTCTGGCCCGGATCACGCGCGATCGGCGGACCTTCGCCCGGCCGGCTCGGAGACCGACGAGGGAGAACCCGGGAGCGACCATCGAGCCGTCGATTAA
- a CDS encoding LEA type 2 family protein, with protein MHSRTGIAVCLALLLLLAGCVPRSEIRSAERIGEISMPEFRLVQGQTSIERFDPPGAGGVVALTVGTSVFNPNPFPVKVTYIDYTISLEGRQVTRGSLEPEMFLSAGGTAPLRFDIESALQNRPELLREVVTAFTGEPLEFAIEGRLIFNSLAYEFRTNNRLLVEGGLLPNETVEAPSLRLDEAESQAYLLSPDVPVVRLVLNVTNPGDIGYFLYGKDLQLSLGGHPVATDDLPLVPLPGGGSSRVDVIFYPERDELSAEARAALEAALAGIPTSVEVTGRLSMDVLGVDAFNVPDGWSVTGFVHSNQG; from the coding sequence GTGCACAGCAGGACCGGAATCGCCGTCTGTCTCGCTCTGCTCTTGCTTCTCGCCGGTTGCGTGCCCAGGAGTGAAATCCGCAGCGCCGAGCGCATCGGTGAGATATCGATGCCGGAGTTCAGGCTGGTCCAGGGCCAGACGAGCATCGAGCGCTTCGACCCGCCGGGTGCCGGTGGCGTCGTGGCCCTGACCGTAGGAACCAGCGTCTTCAACCCCAACCCCTTCCCGGTGAAGGTCACTTACATCGATTACACGATCTCGCTCGAAGGGCGCCAGGTCACCCGCGGCTCCCTCGAACCCGAGATGTTCCTCTCTGCCGGTGGTACCGCGCCGCTCCGTTTCGACATCGAGTCGGCTCTGCAGAACAGGCCCGAGCTCCTGCGCGAAGTCGTCACCGCCTTCACCGGCGAACCGCTCGAGTTCGCTATCGAGGGGCGGTTGATCTTCAACTCTCTGGCCTACGAGTTCCGCACCAACAACAGGTTGCTCGTCGAAGGCGGTCTGCTTCCCAACGAGACTGTGGAGGCGCCCAGTCTCCGTCTCGACGAAGCCGAGAGCCAGGCCTACCTGCTCAGTCCCGACGTTCCCGTCGTACGCCTCGTTCTGAACGTGACCAACCCTGGCGACATCGGCTACTTCCTCTATGGGAAGGATCTTCAGCTTTCCCTGGGCGGTCACCCGGTCGCGACCGATGACCTCCCGCTGGTGCCGCTCCCTGGCGGCGGCTCCTCCCGGGTAGACGTCATCTTCTACCCCGAGCGGGACGAGCTATCGGCAGAGGCGAGAGCTGCCCTCGAAGCCGCTCTTGCCGGGATTCCCACCTCGGTCGAGGTCACGGGAAGACTCTCGATGGACGTATTGGGAGTCGATGCGTTCAACGTGCCGGATGGTTGGAGCGTCACCGGGTTCGTCCACTCGAACCAGGGCTGA
- a CDS encoding amino acid ABC transporter permease has translation MRQVRPSYLILLIALPLTVYLFATVDDYSAAFAFLAPGIWTTVEVTVIAYILAAVLGLGLAGLLLLRSGRWTLPTYLLIALILAGLASYYLTRPQVEYVLVGQDEGLVAIIQGTPQEQSEIIQRGDYAEGAPRRNIRAVLDAESALDRLESGTVGAAFLPAEEVPAGAPVLWETGFLPPSAKGPGVALSVLTAIIVMLTFAGWQSGKHPLAIFAELYVDMIRGIPMLVIILYIGFPVQGAVRDISNGVLEPSRLTRGIIAIGLGYAAYMAEIFRAGIQAVPRGQVEAARSLGLSGWQTARFVVLPQALRIVIPPLGNEFIAMLKDTSLLSLLSLREITQRTREFAAETFEYFPAFNSVALLYIGLTLAASSLLKTIERRADRSAAR, from the coding sequence TTGCGGCAAGTCCGCCCCAGCTACCTGATCCTGCTCATCGCCCTTCCCCTCACGGTCTATCTCTTCGCAACGGTCGACGACTACAGCGCCGCGTTCGCGTTCCTGGCGCCGGGCATCTGGACGACGGTAGAGGTCACCGTCATCGCCTACATCCTGGCGGCGGTCCTGGGGCTCGGTCTCGCTGGCCTGCTGCTCCTCCGGTCCGGCCGCTGGACCCTGCCCACGTACCTGCTCATCGCCCTCATCCTCGCGGGCCTGGCCAGCTACTACCTCACGCGCCCTCAAGTGGAGTACGTGCTGGTCGGCCAGGACGAGGGGCTGGTCGCGATCATCCAGGGGACGCCCCAGGAGCAGAGCGAGATCATCCAGCGCGGCGATTATGCAGAGGGAGCCCCGCGGCGCAACATCAGAGCCGTGCTGGACGCCGAGTCGGCTCTCGACCGGCTCGAATCGGGCACCGTGGGGGCTGCATTCCTGCCGGCGGAGGAGGTTCCGGCTGGAGCGCCTGTGCTCTGGGAGACCGGTTTCCTTCCACCTTCGGCCAAGGGCCCCGGCGTCGCCCTGAGCGTGCTCACAGCGATAATCGTCATGCTCACCTTCGCGGGTTGGCAGAGCGGGAAGCATCCGCTCGCGATCTTCGCCGAACTGTACGTGGACATGATCCGGGGTATCCCGATGCTGGTGATCATCCTCTATATAGGATTCCCGGTGCAGGGTGCGGTCAGGGACATCAGCAACGGCGTTCTCGAGCCATCGCGGCTCACCCGAGGCATCATCGCCATCGGACTCGGCTACGCGGCCTACATGGCCGAGATCTTCCGAGCGGGCATCCAGGCGGTTCCACGCGGCCAGGTCGAGGCGGCGCGCTCGTTGGGCCTGAGCGGTTGGCAGACGGCCCGGTTCGTCGTCCTGCCCCAGGCGCTGCGGATAGTCATCCCGCCACTCGGTAACGAGTTCATCGCGATGCTCAAGGACACTTCACTGCTCTCGCTCCTCTCGCTGCGCGAGATCACGCAGCGCACCCGCGAGTTCGCCGCCGAGACGTTCGAGTACTTCCCGGCCTTCAACTCGGTCGCACTCCTCTACATCGGCCTCACCCTCGCGGCATCGAGCCTGCTCAAGACGATCGAACGCCGTGCCGACCGGTCGGCGGCTCGCTGA
- the serA gene encoding phosphoglycerate dehydrogenase yields the protein MFRILVTDTIQLGAYEYPDIEVDYREGIERSELLEIVATYDGLITRSRTQVDAELLDRATKLRVVGRGGVGVDNIDLDAASRKGILVLNAPEANNVSAAELAIALMLAAARGVTRSDRLIRSGTWDRKFLGREVKDARLGIVGLGRIGSLVSKRAQGLGMHVAAYDPYVSRRRAEELKVELYDDLPKMLERSDFLTVHTPLTEETDGMIGEAELGLLPDGAIVVNAARGGIIQEEALVGALASGKLFAAGLDVYTLEPPRTDHPLLQHENVVLTAHLGANTAEAQARVGVEILERTAMALRGDYSRGVVNAPALAPEVMEALGSYLELGEALGRMVSQLAHGRVRGLEIEFSGTFPRDPDPIAVAVTKGFLEPILDEPPNYVNAPSIAKDRDIRVSRVTAARGRGYTSHVMVSAVTDEGRPSVGGTILGDRPRIVSIENYPIEIRPEGTMLICTNYDRPGAVGRVGTVLGEAGVNISGMQLSRVNGNGLAMFALTLDDAPPENVLDVLRNMTDVIRSLRMVRL from the coding sequence ATGTTCAGGATCCTGGTCACCGATACCATCCAGCTGGGCGCTTACGAGTACCCCGACATCGAAGTCGACTACCGCGAGGGGATCGAACGCTCCGAGCTGCTGGAGATAGTGGCCACCTACGACGGCCTGATCACCCGCTCGAGAACTCAGGTCGATGCGGAGCTGCTCGATAGGGCGACGAAGCTCAGGGTGGTGGGCCGGGGCGGCGTAGGTGTCGACAACATCGACCTCGACGCCGCCAGCCGCAAGGGGATCCTCGTCCTCAACGCCCCCGAAGCCAACAACGTTTCGGCCGCCGAGCTCGCCATCGCCCTCATGCTGGCCGCCGCGCGCGGGGTGACGAGGTCCGACAGGCTCATCCGTTCGGGCACCTGGGACCGCAAGTTCCTGGGCCGCGAGGTGAAAGACGCCCGCCTTGGGATCGTTGGCCTGGGCCGCATCGGCTCGCTGGTGAGCAAACGGGCCCAGGGCCTTGGGATGCACGTGGCGGCCTACGATCCATACGTGTCGAGGCGGCGGGCCGAGGAGCTCAAGGTCGAGCTGTACGACGACCTGCCGAAGATGCTCGAGCGCTCCGACTTCCTGACCGTTCACACCCCGCTCACGGAGGAGACTGACGGGATGATCGGGGAGGCCGAACTCGGCCTGCTCCCCGACGGCGCGATCGTGGTGAACGCAGCCCGGGGCGGGATCATCCAGGAGGAGGCGCTGGTGGGTGCCCTCGCCAGTGGCAAACTGTTCGCTGCCGGCCTCGATGTCTACACCCTCGAGCCGCCGCGGACGGACCATCCTCTGCTGCAACACGAGAACGTCGTGCTGACCGCGCACTTAGGAGCCAACACCGCCGAGGCGCAGGCGCGAGTGGGCGTGGAGATCCTGGAGCGCACCGCGATGGCGCTGCGTGGCGACTACTCCCGCGGAGTCGTGAACGCGCCCGCGCTCGCTCCCGAGGTGATGGAAGCGCTGGGTAGCTACCTAGAGCTGGGGGAGGCGCTCGGGCGCATGGTCTCACAGCTCGCACACGGGAGAGTCAGGGGCCTCGAGATCGAGTTCTCGGGAACCTTCCCCCGCGATCCCGATCCGATCGCGGTGGCCGTGACCAAGGGCTTCCTCGAACCCATCCTCGACGAGCCGCCGAACTACGTGAACGCGCCGTCGATCGCGAAGGACCGAGACATCCGGGTGTCGCGGGTGACCGCGGCACGAGGTCGGGGCTACACCAGCCACGTGATGGTATCGGCGGTCACCGACGAGGGGCGGCCCTCGGTCGGAGGCACCATCCTCGGTGACAGGCCGAGGATCGTCAGCATCGAGAACTATCCGATCGAGATCAGGCCCGAAGGAACGATGCTCATCTGCACCAACTACGACCGGCCCGGCGCCGTCGGCCGCGTGGGCACGGTGCTGGGCGAGGCGGGCGTCAACATCTCGGGCATGCAGCTCTCCAGGGTGAACGGCAACGGCCTCGCCATGTTCGCTCTCACCCTCGACGACGCCCCGCCTGAGAACGTCCTCGACGTGCTGCGGAACATGACCGACGTGATCAGGAGCCTGCGGATGGTGCGCCTGTGA